The genomic interval TATACTGGCAAATAAGGTTAAGATAATCGGATTTATGTTTGGATTCGTCATAAAAACCGTAATAATAATAACGACACTGAAGTTAAAGAATAACGCAAAAAACGAACTTACTCCCTTTTGTCCGCCTATTATGCTCATGAGGATAAATAAAATAATACCTAGCACCACTAATACATTCATCCGCTTGCCCTCTTTCTGTTAACGAAGAAAATAGTTATATATAAACCTATCGGAATTGTTAACACAATTCCTATACCACCGGCTAGTGCCCGAGCCAATTCTAATGATAGGTTCATGGAGAGAGTAAAACCTAATGGCGAGGTATTTTTAAAATAAAGGATAAGCATTGGAATAGTTCCACTTATATAGGCAAAGAGCAAAATATTCGTCATGGTCCCCATTATATCTTTTCCAATTTCTCTACCTGATGTTATTAAAGCTTTAACCGATATATTGTTATTTTTTTCATACAATCCAAATATAGAAGAAGACATCGTAATAGCTACGTCCATAACAGCTCCAAGTGAACCTAGAAATAATCCTGCCAGAAATACCAATTTATAAGGACGAGTGATAAATTGTAGCTCCTCATAGCGAAGACCTTTTTCTGAAGTTAGCCATAAAACAAAGTAAGTAATCGCCAGAGAAATAAAAGTGCCTAATAAGGTTGCTATAATCGCTGCATATGTTTTTTCATTTCTTCCGCTTACGAGTATTAGGGAAATAATAGTAAATATAATAACGCTTATACTGCAAATTATTAGGAGACTCTTCTCTGAATTGTTCACATATATATCCAACGCAATAGAAAGGATAATGGCGTTAATCACCAAACTAAACAGAGAAAACAGTCCTTGTTTTTTTCCTACAAATAGCAAGGAAAAAATAAAAACCCATGTAATCATCAACAAATACTTATCCCTTTTTACATCGTGAACACTTCCTTTGAGATAACCATTCTCTCCTAGTGTGGAGTCGATATGAACAAATAACTCGTTTCCTACATGATATTCATCATTATTGGCCTTCGAGGAAGTAAATTCATTTATTAAATATATTTTGTTGCCTTTTTCCTCCCCATTTTTTATCTCGCCAATAATCTGCTGGGTAAATAAATGATCCTTATTATTAAAATGATCCTTTATTTCGGCTTGGTCTAGTAGTTCTGTTTTTACTACTTCCACTATAGGTCTATCATAAAAGGAGTAGTTGTTATGAACAAAAATAATAGAGCCTATAAAGATAAGTAAAACGCCACTAATAAAGCATTTCATTTTCTTGCTCATTTCCGTTAATAGTTTCATCATTTGTTTCAAAAGCACCTCCTACAAAAATTTAGTTATGAGTAAGAAAAAAGGATAGGTAAGAACATTTTAACTTCTGCTCTCCTATCCTTTTATAGGCTGTTTTCGTAGAGTTTGTTGCTGCGACCTACAGCCTGAATACACTTCGCTTTCCATGGGGCGAGCCGTGAAGCTGCTCAGTATTCCTAATTAATTTATTTTTCCTATTAAAAAAGCAACACTCTTTCAAAAAACAACCTTTATATAATCCTGTTACATCCACTTCCACGCAGCGATTATAACTAATAGCCATGCTGTCAAAAATGCTACGCCGCCTAATGGTGTAATAGCTCCTAGTACTTTAATCTGGGTAACTGCCAATATGTATAAGCTTCCTGCAAATAGAATAATACCGATAAACATTAGCCACCCTGCCCAGTTTAATAAGCTACTTTCTGGAAACTTCCCTAGAAGCAAACCAATTAGAATTAAGCCGGTACTATGGAACATTTGATAGGTTACCCCTGTTTTCCATGTTTCCAAGTATTTATCAGGAATTTTTCCTTCTAGACCATGTGCACCAAATGCCCCTAAACCAACGGACAATAATGCATTAATCGCTCCAATAATGATAAAAGCTTTCATTTTTATCTCCTTTTTTATAAATTATTGATTTTATAATATGTGTGGTTTATGGATTGTAGAGACAAATACTAGATTTCGTATGAAGGAATCACTCTTCTCACTAAAAAAGTATTCCTCCACCTATGAAAACAATCCTATCTAAAAATCAAATAAGGAATCGCCATTTCCTTCGTCCATCTTTATTTTATTTGTTTGTGTCTGTATCGTTTGTTTTGGAATGGTTAATGGTTCTTGCATTGCTTGGAAGGATGGCTGCTGAACGGGCTGCTGGTAGGTTACACTTTCTTTTCCCTCTTGTTCTAGTACTAATTCACATAAGGACTTAATAGCGTAAACTCTTTCTCTTATTCTTGCATCCGTGTTACTTGTTTTTGCTTCTACTAGCTGATCCTCTATCTTTGCTAATAATTGCTGTACAGATATATTCATTTCATCCCTCCTTTTGCCTGGAAACGAAGGCATTCTTGTCCAGATGCTCTTTTTACTTCAACGGATGGCATCGTTCTTCCTTTAAATTGGAACGCCTTACATCCTTTAGGGAACTGACTATCCCATGTAACATAGTAGAATTTACATTTATAACAATTTACCTTATTCTTGTCCATTTCGTACCCTTCCCAATCTTTTGAAGGAAAACACACTATGAGCAGTGAATTCATATATCTAATAGAAATCACTGCTCTTTGTACATTTCCTTTATTATATTATTCTTTTTCTAAAAAATCATCTATGCACCAATTGATAGGAGTATCCCCTCTATTTTCAAGCATTCTATTAATGGTAGAAAACGGTCTGCTTCCTAAAAAACCTCGGTGAGCTGAAAGGGGGCTCGGATGAGTAGATAAAATAATGCCATGCTTTTCTTGGTTAATGAATGCAAGCTTCTTTTGGGCAGGATTGCCCCATAATACAAAAATAACTGGCTTATCTCTATCGTTCAGCATTTTTATCACTTTATCAGTAAATACTTCCCACCCTTTTCCACGATGGGAATTCGCTTGTCCAGCGCGAACCGTTAAAACCGTATTTAGTAATAGGACCCCTTGGTCTGCCCAGCTTTTTAAATAGCCATGATTTGGAATAGGACAGCCCAAATCATCATGTAGCTCCTTATAAATATTTTTTAAGGATGGGGGTATTTTCACTTCTGGCTTAACAGAGAAGCTTAATCCATGTGCTTGATTCGGACCATGATAGGGATCCTGTCCTAAAATGACTACTTTCACTTCGTCATAAGGTGTGAACGATAAACTATTAAAGATATCTTCCCGTTTTGGATAAATAGTAGATTCTCTATATTCCATTTCTAAGAATGCTTCTAATTGGATAAAGTAATCCTTTTGGCGCTCCATTTCTACTAACTGTTCCCATGATGCAGCCATCCCTTTTCCCTCCTTCATTCCTCTTCAAAGCTTACTTGAACAGAATATCCTAGTCTTCCATAGAATTCCTTCAATGTTTTTTCAGCATTTTCCTCTGCTTTAACTAAAATCCCTTGTTCGATTGCCTCTTCCTTCATGATTTCCTTTGCTTCATCCATTAAGCTATAAGCCTCTTCCCATTTCACGTCTCCTCTAAAAATACCAGAAACGGAATAAGTCTCTACTTCATCAAAATTAATAGAAGGCTCTTGTAGGAAATCTGCTTTTGGCAATAGAATGCGCATGCTTTTCTCTTCTTCGTTTAGTTCAAATTGATCTTCTGTTATCGCAGATAAATCCACTCCAGCTGTCAATGTACCAGGTACAACCAACAATATTTTTCGCTTTGTACCTGGGATATTTGTTTCAATTCCTTTTCCAAAAATCTCATTGTCTTCTTTTTCTAAGATTGTTTTTACAAAGGCTTGAGAAGTGGCTAATGTGGATAGATCCTTCATTTGTTCTAGATAAGCACCTGTTCTTACAACTGGCTCTTTTGGAAAAGCAATTTTCCACAGTCCAACTATCCCGACTATTAAAAGTACGACTATAATACTTAAAAATAGCATGATTTTTTTATTTAGCCGATTCTTTACTCTATATAAACCAAATTTGGGAAAACGAATCCCTCTTGTGTTATTTATCTCCATTGTTGCACTTGCTTGTTCCTTTTTCCCTGCTCTTAGTTCTCGATTAATTTGTTCCTTTTCTCTTTTGTTTACCATTCGACCCCTCCTGTTTCTATTATTCTCTTCTTTTATTATATAAGGAAATTTGTCGATTGTGGGGATATTTATCTATGTACAATTTCCCAAATGTCGAAAGATGAAAATATTACCAACAGATTAGGTGTTTCATCTTGTTTAAAGGAGGCTATATACAAAACATAGATAAATTCCACTATAATAGGAGGTTATCACTATGTATAAAGTTGAAATAGTAGAAAATGGTGTACAAGCAACCAATATTATTAATGCATTAGAAAACCAAGGCTACAAAAAGGAGAATATTTATATTTTCGCACATGATAAAGACCGCTCAGAAGATTTAACAAATGCGACGGAAACAGGAAATGTATCCATGAAGGAACAAGGGTTACTTGATTCCATCAGCAATGTTTTCCGAAAAAGAGGCGACGAATTGCGTTCCAAAATGCAATCAGTCGGATTAACCGAAGCAGAAGCATCTAAATACGAGGAAGTTTTAGATACAGGTAAACTAGTTATTGTTGGTTCGCTCGAACAACTCCAATAATAAGAAAAATCCCGCGTTGCATTCCAACGCGGGATTTTTCTATCTAACCTAGTAATTGATCATATAGCGTTTTTGCATATACCATATCATTTGTTTCATGTATTAACGCTCTTCCGTCCTTAAAAAACACTACCCTGTTACTTTCTAACTGAACAGATAGTAGAAAGGGATTTTGTTTCACTGCATATCCTTTCTTTTGAAAACTTTCTGCAAGCTGTTGAAAAGGGATAGCTTTAGGATTAGAAGGACGAATCTGTACCGTTTCTCTTCCGCATAAAACAGCTACCTTTGTTTGATTTTCTTTTTCTAAAAAGGGATAGGTCCGATTTTCTCCACACGTAGGACAATCTACTCTCTTTGCACGATTAACTTTTATGTTTTGGTATTCATTTTCCCATAAATCAAAGGTCAAAAAAGTTCCACGTAATGCACTCTTGTCTCCGATTAACAGCTTTAGTGCTTCGGTTACTTGATGAGTTACCACTAGTTGAACGGCAGGGGCAATGATTCCTACCGTATCGCAAGTCATCCCTGTCATAGGCATTGTTTTTAATAGACAATGTAAGCAAGGGGTTTCTTCTGGTATGATTGTGTAGCTCATTCCTGAGCTCCCAACACAAGCGCCATAAATCCAAGGAATATCATGCTTCACAGCTAGATCATTTAGGATCATTCTTATCTCCATATTATCTGTAGCATCCATTATTAAATCCGCTTTTTCAGCTAGCTTTTCCAATAAATCTACCGTCGCTTCCCCAACAATCCCTTGAACATAGCATTCTTTATTAATTTCCTTTAATCTTCTTTCAGCAGCAATCGCTTTCGGCATACGTTCCTTCGCGTCGTCTTCTGTATACAATTGCTGGCGCTGTAAATTGCTTTTTTCCACATAGTCTCGATCTATAATAGTAAGACTCCCAATCCCACTTCTACATAGCATCTCTGCAAGAGACGAGCCTAAAGCTCCTGCCCCGATTATTAATACATGCTTTGCTCCTATTACTTTCTGTCCTTCCGCTCCAATAGAGGTAAATAACATCTGGCGGGAATACCTACTTTGCTCCACTTCACTTTTCTCCTTCCTTTAGCCCCCACTAACAGGTGGAATAAATGCTACTGTATCGTTTCCCTCCACTATATCCTCATCCAGTGCAAATTCTTCATTAACCGCAACCATAACACCTTGAAGAGAAAGAGTAGGATAAGTATGTAATAAGTACTCCTTAATTTGAGCTATCGTCTGTTGCTTCCCATCTATTCTTATTGCTTCACTTCCTATCGTCTCTTTTACCCCAGCAAAAAAAAGCAATGTAATCAATGTAAATCCTCCTCACTCGGCTTACCATTTACATACATTTTGGTACCTTTTTGATTTCCAATCCACTCTTCTCCCGTTTCCCAATGCTCTTTTTTCCAAATAGGAACAATTTCCTTTATCCTTTCTATCGCATATTGATTTGCTTCATACGCATCCTTGCGATGAGGGGTTGAAACAGCGATAACTACTGCAACATCACTGATTTCTAGCTTCCCTATTCGATGGGAGATTGCCATTTCAATATCATCCCACTTTCCCTTGACTTCCTCACCGATTTGTTCCAATTTTTTCATCGCCATTGGAATATATGCTTCATATGTTAGAGAAAGTGTTTTTTTCCCTTCTGTCATTTCCCTTACTGTACCAATAAAAGTAGTAACAGCTCCCGCATTTCTTCTTATTACTTTATCAATAACAGTTTGTATATTAATTGGATGATCTACTATTTCAAAGCTCATATAGATTCCTTTCTCCTTACACACTTTTTCTTTTTCGTCTGATTCACCTATCGTAAAGAATATATATAGATTACCATAAATGTTGACAGAATTCTCTTACTATTATTAGCTATTACTCGACTTTTCGTGTGAGTAGTATGCAAAAACGGTCTATAAACCAAACTAAGAAAGAGACGGAAAAGTTGTATCATTATGTAAAATGGTCTACAATTATTCAATCAAACAAAATTACTTTTCACTGAAAAAATAGCCATTACATAGGAGGCAAAACAAATGAAGAAAGTATTAACTTTAGCAGGTTCTGACACAAGTGGTGGTGCAGGTATTCAAGCAGATTTAAAAACATTTCAAGAACTAGGTGTTTATGGAATGACTGCCTTAACAACAATTGTTACAATGGATCCAAAGAATCATTGGCACCATAATGTTTTCCCGCAGGATATCAATACCGTTAACGCTCAATTAGAAACCGTTCTATCCGTTGGAATTGATGCAATGAAAACAGGAATGCTTGGATCTGTCGAAATCATTGAAACAGCAGCTAAGCTAATCGATGAAAATAATATTAAAAATGTGGTCATCGATCCAGTTATGATTTGTAAGGGAGAAGATGAAGTACTTCATCCAGAAACAGCTGATGCCCTTCGTGAATTACTTGTACCAAGAGCAACTGTCGTAACACCTAACCTTTTCGAAGCTTGGCAGCTAGCTAAAACGGATAAACCAATTAAAACAGTAGAAGATTTAAAAGAAGCTGCAGTAAAAATCCATGAACTCGGACCAAAATATGTTCTAATTAAAGGCGGAAGCAAATTAGGCCATGAGAAAGCAATCGATCTTCTGTATGATGGAAATGAATTTACGATTTTAGAAAGCGAACTAATTGATACTACGTATACGCATGGAGCAGGCTGCACAAACTCTGCTGCTATTACGGCTGAACTAGCAAAAGGTGCTTCAGTAGAAGAAGCTGTTCAAACTGCAAAAGACTTTATTACTGCAGCTATCCGCAATGGCTTTAAATTAAATGAGTATGTGGGACCAACCATGCATGGAGCGTATCGCAACGAAAAGGAAAAGCTTAGTACTAAGTAAGCAAGACTAAACATGTTTTAGGCTACCTCCTTTTCAAACGTATCAATTATTAATAAAAACGAGCGTTAGCCTAACCATTTTTGGTCCGATAAATAAACTAGTAAAAAGGAGGGATACTCTTTGGAATTTGTACAAATTGAAAAAGTACAAGAAGTAATCGAGCGTTTAAGCGAAAAAGAAATATATATTCACCTAGAAACGACTAATGGCGCCTATGCAAACCATAATGATGAAACCTTCTTTAACTCCGGTGCTTATATCCGTAATGCAAAGCTATCCTATGAATATGGCAAAATTACAGGAAACGGGCCTTATCGAATAGGCTTAAAAACTGCTATTGGCTGGATTTATGCGGAAGGTATTACCCATTATGAAGTGGATGACAAAAAAAGATTGTTATTAGCAGGCTTAGATTTTACCGGGAAATTAGCAGTTGCATTGGAAATAAGTGAAACCCCATTTGAATAATATATAGATATTTTATTTTTACCATTCTACGAAAGGAGGATTATAAATGGAGACAGAAAGACAAGTATTAGTTATTTTCCCCCATCCAGACGATGAAGCATTTGGTGTATCCGGAACAATTTCTAAATTTATACATGAAGGAGTTCCAGTTACTTATGCGTGTTTAACACTTGGTCAAATGGGAAGAAATTTAGGAAATCCCCCTTTTGCTACAAGAGAATCCTTGCCAGAAATACGTAAAAATGAGTTGCAGGAAGCTGCAAGAGCAATGGGATTAGAGGATTTACGTATGCTCGGATATCGAGATAAAACAATCGAATTCTTAAAGGAGGATGTTCTAGTTGATGAATTCACTTCTTTACTAGATGAACTAGATCCTTCTTTAGTCATTACCTTCTATCCTGGATATTCTGTTCACCCAGATCATGATGCTACAGGAGCAGCAGTTGTGAAAGCAATAGAAAAAAGAGAAGCATCTAAACGGCCAAAACTTTACTGTGTAGCCTTTTCTAAAAATTGTGAGGAAGACCTTGGACAACCGGATATTGAAATCGATGTTCAAAGTTTTGCAGAGCAGAAGGTCGCAACAATTGCTGCCCATCTTTCCCAAACGCAGCAATATGCGGCCACTCTTCAAGAAGGATTAAATAATCAAGAACCTGATGTTTTAACTCGATTATATACAGAAAGATACTGGACGTATAAATTTTAATTTTTTATAAACGATATAAAGCAAGCATGGAATTCTTTCCACGCTTGCTTTTTTATTAGTGTCTTTTCCCTTTAGAATCGATTCTCAAAATGATATTAGTAGTTGGTATTTCCCTTAAATATTCTTTAGAGTTTAGGCTTTTAACCAAGCATTAGCAAGCAATAAAGCTCCTTTGGCTGCTTCTGTATGCGCTAATGCATGGAGCATTACAAAGTCATGAATGATTCCGCCAAAGCGAGCAGCTGTTACCTCTACTCCTGCTTCTCGAAGCTTATTGGCATAGGCTTCCCCTTCATCTCTTAATACATCAGCCTCTGCTGTGATGATTAAAGCCTTTGGTAGCCCACTTAATTGCTCTTTCGTTGCTCGTAAAGGAGATGCTGTAATTTCTGCTCTTTCTTCTTCGTTTGTAGTATATTGATCCCAGAACCATTGCATCCCATCTCTTCTTAAAAAGAATCCTTCTGCAAACTGATGATAGGATTCTGTTTCAAAAGCTGCATCTGTTACAGGATAAAATAATAATTGTTTATTTATAACTGGACCTTTACGTTCTTTTGCCATTAATGTAATTGCAGCCGACATATTCCCTCCGACGCTGTCACCTGCTACAGAAATATTATTTGTATCAAAATAATAGTCCGCTCCTTTTTCAGCAATCCATTCCAATACAGTATATACTTCTTCAATTGCAATTGGATATCTTGCTTCTGGAGAAAGGCTATAATTCGTAAATACAACAGCTGCATTTGATCCAACCGCTAGTTCACGAATTAAACGATCATGTGTATGGGCATTTCCAAACACCCAACCTGCTCCGTGTGTATATAAAATAACTGGTAGCTTCGTTGTAGATGTATGTTTTGGACGAACAATTTTTATAGAAACTTGGTTTGTTGGTCCACCTTCAATAAACAATTCCTTTTCTTCTACAGGTAATTTATCTATCTCTCCAGATTGTACTTCGTCTACCGTTATTCTTCCTTGTTCAGGCTCCAAATCGAATAAGTATGGAGGGTTAGCCGTATCTTCTGTAAACTGTTTAGCCGCTGGTTCTAATATAATTTGATTATTACGTTCTTCATATGCTTGATGATTGTTTTTCATGGTCATTCGCTCCTTTTACATTTCCGAAAATTAAATTGCGCACAACTTAAATGATTAAAAATTTTTACTCCTATTCCCCATATAATTATATTAGAAATAACGAGTAACATTATTGAAATTTTTATTACCAACAATTAAATTGTGAACAACTTAATTTTATAATACATATTATCCTTCTCTAAGTCAACCTTTTTTTAAAACAAAAAAGCTGAGGTAAAAGTCCTTCTTGCGACCTTTTACCTCAGCTCTCTTACTCTACTACAAACTTTCTACTGTTCCTTCTAACACTTCTTTTGCATTTTGCACATGATCACTATCTTCTGATTTGACCATTTTCACAAGGAAATTTCTCATTAGTCGCATTTTAAGACCCTTAACATGAACAGTTCCTTCAAACTCTACTTGAGTACCTTCAGGAATCTCTGAAAAACGATAAGCATAGTCAACAGTTAATCCATTAGAACTGCTTCGACGTGTAAATCCTACATTTTTTTCATATGCAAGATAATCTATTTCTGCATATACCTTATTCCCGCGTACATTTCTTATTTCTTTATATTTCGTGCCAACCCCTATCGGCTCATCTGTCTGCTTCTCTGTTGTTTCTACTTTATTCATGTATTCTGGAGCGTTTGCCATATCTGCAAAGTATGCAAACACTTCTTCTATGGGCTCACATATAATAACACTCGCATTAAAATCAGCCATTTTTCCACCTCAATAGGATCTATCTATTTTCCGTTAATTATCTCTATTATAGCGAATAAATATCAAATTGAATATTTGATTTATTAACGCAGTAAAAGAAAAAATGAGTGATTACTCACTTTACAAAATATTCTCTTTTTCGTATTATATATAGTGAGTAATCACTCACATATTCAGAAAGGTGGTCTTTTCATGAACGAACCATCCGTTGTTTCTGTTAAAAATCTTTCTAAGTCCTTTGGAAAAAAACAAATTTTAAATGCAATCAACTTAGAGGTTTATCCTGGAGAAATCTTAGGTTTACTTGGACCTTCTGGTGCTGGAAAAACAACTCTCGTTAAAGAAATTATCGGTTTAGATTTACCTGATAATGGTTCCATTTATGTATTAGAAGAAAAAATGCCAAATCTAAAGATAATGGAAAAAATCGGTTATATGGCACAAGCAGACGCTTTATATCAAGATTTAACAGCTAGAGAAAATCTCGATTTCTTTGCTAGATTATATGGGTTAAAGGGGACAGATAAGAAAAATAGAATCGAAAGTACTGCCACTTTAGTAGAATTATCAGAGCATCTTTCCAAGCCTGTTTCTCAATATTCAGGGGGAATGAAAAGAAGATTATCTATTTGTATTGCGCTCTTAAACAATCCAAAACTTCTAATCTTAG from Niallia sp. FSL W8-0635 carries:
- a CDS encoding YibE/F family protein, giving the protein MKQMMKLLTEMSKKMKCFISGVLLIFIGSIIFVHNNYSFYDRPIVEVVKTELLDQAEIKDHFNNKDHLFTQQIIGEIKNGEEKGNKIYLINEFTSSKANNDEYHVGNELFVHIDSTLGENGYLKGSVHDVKRDKYLLMITWVFIFSLLFVGKKQGLFSLFSLVINAIILSIALDIYVNNSEKSLLIICSISVIIFTIISLILVSGRNEKTYAAIIATLLGTFISLAITYFVLWLTSEKGLRYEELQFITRPYKLVFLAGLFLGSLGAVMDVAITMSSSIFGLYEKNNNISVKALITSGREIGKDIMGTMTNILLFAYISGTIPMLILYFKNTSPLGFTLSMNLSLELARALAGGIGIVLTIPIGLYITIFFVNRKRASG
- a CDS encoding DUF423 domain-containing protein, whose translation is MKAFIIIGAINALLSVGLGAFGAHGLEGKIPDKYLETWKTGVTYQMFHSTGLILIGLLLGKFPESSLLNWAGWLMFIGIILFAGSLYILAVTQIKVLGAITPLGGVAFLTAWLLVIIAAWKWM
- a CDS encoding YwdI family protein; this encodes MNISVQQLLAKIEDQLVEAKTSNTDARIRERVYAIKSLCELVLEQEGKESVTYQQPVQQPSFQAMQEPLTIPKQTIQTQTNKIKMDEGNGDSLFDF
- a CDS encoding uracil-DNA glycosylase; translation: MDKNKVNCYKCKFYYVTWDSQFPKGCKAFQFKGRTMPSVEVKRASGQECLRFQAKGGMK
- a CDS encoding uracil-DNA glycosylase translates to MAASWEQLVEMERQKDYFIQLEAFLEMEYRESTIYPKREDIFNSLSFTPYDEVKVVILGQDPYHGPNQAHGLSFSVKPEVKIPPSLKNIYKELHDDLGCPIPNHGYLKSWADQGVLLLNTVLTVRAGQANSHRGKGWEVFTDKVIKMLNDRDKPVIFVLWGNPAQKKLAFINQEKHGIILSTHPSPLSAHRGFLGSRPFSTINRMLENRGDTPINWCIDDFLEKE
- a CDS encoding DUF4230 domain-containing protein, whose product is MVNKREKEQINRELRAGKKEQASATMEINNTRGIRFPKFGLYRVKNRLNKKIMLFLSIIVVLLIVGIVGLWKIAFPKEPVVRTGAYLEQMKDLSTLATSQAFVKTILEKEDNEIFGKGIETNIPGTKRKILLVVPGTLTAGVDLSAITEDQFELNEEEKSMRILLPKADFLQEPSINFDEVETYSVSGIFRGDVKWEEAYSLMDEAKEIMKEEAIEQGILVKAEENAEKTLKEFYGRLGYSVQVSFEEE
- a CDS encoding general stress protein, with translation MYKVEIVENGVQATNIINALENQGYKKENIYIFAHDKDRSEDLTNATETGNVSMKEQGLLDSISNVFRKRGDELRSKMQSVGLTEAEASKYEEVLDTGKLVIVGSLEQLQ
- a CDS encoding MoeB/ThiF family adenylyltransferase; the protein is MEQSRYSRQMLFTSIGAEGQKVIGAKHVLIIGAGALGSSLAEMLCRSGIGSLTIIDRDYVEKSNLQRQQLYTEDDAKERMPKAIAAERRLKEINKECYVQGIVGEATVDLLEKLAEKADLIMDATDNMEIRMILNDLAVKHDIPWIYGACVGSSGMSYTIIPEETPCLHCLLKTMPMTGMTCDTVGIIAPAVQLVVTHQVTEALKLLIGDKSALRGTFLTFDLWENEYQNIKVNRAKRVDCPTCGENRTYPFLEKENQTKVAVLCGRETVQIRPSNPKAIPFQQLAESFQKKGYAVKQNPFLLSVQLESNRVVFFKDGRALIHETNDMVYAKTLYDQLLG
- the moaD gene encoding molybdopterin converting factor subunit 1 yields the protein MITLLFFAGVKETIGSEAIRIDGKQQTIAQIKEYLLHTYPTLSLQGVMVAVNEEFALDEDIVEGNDTVAFIPPVSGG
- a CDS encoding molybdenum cofactor biosynthesis protein MoaE gives rise to the protein MSFEIVDHPINIQTVIDKVIRRNAGAVTTFIGTVREMTEGKKTLSLTYEAYIPMAMKKLEQIGEEVKGKWDDIEMAISHRIGKLEISDVAVVIAVSTPHRKDAYEANQYAIERIKEIVPIWKKEHWETGEEWIGNQKGTKMYVNGKPSEEDLH
- the pdxK gene encoding pyridoxine/pyridoxal/pyridoxamine kinase — its product is MKKVLTLAGSDTSGGAGIQADLKTFQELGVYGMTALTTIVTMDPKNHWHHNVFPQDINTVNAQLETVLSVGIDAMKTGMLGSVEIIETAAKLIDENNIKNVVIDPVMICKGEDEVLHPETADALRELLVPRATVVTPNLFEAWQLAKTDKPIKTVEDLKEAAVKIHELGPKYVLIKGGSKLGHEKAIDLLYDGNEFTILESELIDTTYTHGAGCTNSAAITAELAKGASVEEAVQTAKDFITAAIRNGFKLNEYVGPTMHGAYRNEKEKLSTK
- a CDS encoding YojF family protein, with the translated sequence MEFVQIEKVQEVIERLSEKEIYIHLETTNGAYANHNDETFFNSGAYIRNAKLSYEYGKITGNGPYRIGLKTAIGWIYAEGITHYEVDDKKRLLLAGLDFTGKLAVALEISETPFE
- the bshB2 gene encoding bacillithiol biosynthesis deacetylase BshB2 — translated: METERQVLVIFPHPDDEAFGVSGTISKFIHEGVPVTYACLTLGQMGRNLGNPPFATRESLPEIRKNELQEAARAMGLEDLRMLGYRDKTIEFLKEDVLVDEFTSLLDELDPSLVITFYPGYSVHPDHDATGAAVVKAIEKREASKRPKLYCVAFSKNCEEDLGQPDIEIDVQSFAEQKVATIAAHLSQTQQYAATLQEGLNNQEPDVLTRLYTERYWTYKF
- a CDS encoding alpha/beta hydrolase; this encodes MKNNHQAYEERNNQIILEPAAKQFTEDTANPPYLFDLEPEQGRITVDEVQSGEIDKLPVEEKELFIEGGPTNQVSIKIVRPKHTSTTKLPVILYTHGAGWVFGNAHTHDRLIRELAVGSNAAVVFTNYSLSPEARYPIAIEEVYTVLEWIAEKGADYYFDTNNISVAGDSVGGNMSAAITLMAKERKGPVINKQLLFYPVTDAAFETESYHQFAEGFFLRRDGMQWFWDQYTTNEEERAEITASPLRATKEQLSGLPKALIITAEADVLRDEGEAYANKLREAGVEVTAARFGGIIHDFVMLHALAHTEAAKGALLLANAWLKA
- a CDS encoding SRPBCC family protein; amino-acid sequence: MADFNASVIICEPIEEVFAYFADMANAPEYMNKVETTEKQTDEPIGVGTKYKEIRNVRGNKVYAEIDYLAYEKNVGFTRRSSSNGLTVDYAYRFSEIPEGTQVEFEGTVHVKGLKMRLMRNFLVKMVKSEDSDHVQNAKEVLEGTVESL
- a CDS encoding ABC transporter ATP-binding protein — protein: MNEPSVVSVKNLSKSFGKKQILNAINLEVYPGEILGLLGPSGAGKTTLVKEIIGLDLPDNGSIYVLEEKMPNLKIMEKIGYMAQADALYQDLTARENLDFFARLYGLKGTDKKNRIESTATLVELSEHLSKPVSQYSGGMKRRLSICIALLNNPKLLILDEPTVGIDPILRKAIWQTFNKLKENGTSIIVTTHVMDEAEKCDRLGMIRNGQLIAIDTPSNLMSNCNAQTMEEAFLYYGGLANEN